The Streptomyces sp. NBC_00510 genomic interval GGGCGCTGAGGTAGATGACGCGCTCGACGTTGCCGGCTGCCGCGGCGGCTTCGGTGACAGGGCATCCCCCGTAGGAGTGGCCGACCACCACGGTCGGTCCGCCGACGGCCGCGATGGCCTTGGCCACGGCTTCCGCATCGTCGTACAGGCCACCCAGGACTGCCGGGTCTTGCCCGCTGCTGGGCAGGGCGACGGTACGTACGTCGAGGTCGGGGAGCTGCTCGACCAGTGGCTGCCAGCACCAGGTGCCATGCCAGGCGCCGTGGACCAGGACGAGGGTGGGGAGTGTGCTCACGTGCTGGGTCTTTCTGAGGTGAAGTGGCAGGGCCCGGCCTCTTGCTGCTCGGGTGGTGTGAGGAGGTAGATGACGGGGGGTCAGGCTTCGAGGGCGTCGCGGAGCATGCCTCGGGTGGTGATGCCCAGCTTGGGGTAGATCTGGTAGAGGTGGGCGCCCACGGTGCGGTGGGAGAGGAACAGGCGCTCGGCTATCTGTTTGTTGGTCAGGCCCGAGGCCGCCAGCCGGGCTATCTCCAGTTCCTGGGGGGTGAGGGTATGCGGTGTGGTGGTGCCGGGTCGCCGTTTGGCTGTGCCTGCGGCGCGTAGTTCGGTCTCGGCGCGCTCCGTCCAGGGAGCGGCTCCCAGGTGCTGGAAGGCGGACAGTGCTGCTGCCAGCGGCCCCCTGGATTCGGTGGTGGCCCTGCTGCGTCGTAGTCGTTCGCCGTAGGCGAGCTGGACGCGGGCGTAGTCGAAGGTCCACCGCTGCGCGCCGGGTACGGCGAGGGCGTGGGCGAACTGGTCGAGGGCCTGGTTGTCGTCGGTAGCGGTCAGGGCGGTACAGGCGTGGGTGAGCAGGGCGTGCCGTGAGGAGAGTCCGGTGATGCCGGCTTCGCGCATGGCGTGGGCGTGGGCGGCGGCCTCCTGGTGCCGGTTGGTGCGTATGGCGGCTTCGACCAGGTCCATCGTCGCCCACAGTGCGTGGGGGGCGTGTGAGGCGAGGTGGCCGGCGGGGCTGATGGCGGTGGCGTGTTCGTAGGCGCCGGCGAAGTCTCCGCGTCCCAGGGCTGCCAGCCCTGCGGCGTGGTGGGCGTAGTGTGCGGCGCCCAATGCCTTGCGGCGTGTTGCCCAGTGGATGACTCTCTCGGCGGTCGCGTCCGCGGCGTCGGCGTCGCCGGTGGCGGCGGCGAGGAGGGCTTTGGCGTAGTGGAAGTACCAGGCGAAACCTGTGTAGCGGTGGGTCTCGCACAGCTGGATGCCCTCGTCGGCAAGGTGCGCGGCTTCGTCCCACATCCCGGTGAGGTAGTCGTCCAGGATGAGGTGGATCAGCCCGGCCATGTGCCGGCGGGCCGGCCCGCCGTCTCGCCCCATGCGGACCATGCGCCATTGTGCTTCTCGGAGGTCTGCGAGGCGGTCGACATACAGGGCCGCCGAGCCGATGCGCTGGAGCTGGGCCGGGTCGGTCGTCTCGGGTGGTTCGGCGACCAGTTCGTCGAGTTCCTTGATGGCCGCGGCCCCGGTGCGGGCCGGGTCGGAGAAGGTCTTGCCCAGCGCGGACAGCACTGGCGGGGCTGCGGGTGTGAGCTTGTCCAGCGCACGGTGGTAGGGCTGCCACGGTTCGGGCCGGGCAGCGAAGAAGCACACCAGGGCGAGGGTGTGCAGGGCGTCGATGAGTGCTTTGTTGTCGGCGTGGTAGCCGTGGGTTCCGGTTTCGATGGCGTCGACGAGCAGGGTGTGTGCGGCGTCGATGTTGCTGTTGCTGTTGCTGTTGAGGATGAGGACGGCGGCGGCCGCGGCGGCGTGCAGGGAGCTTTCGGGATCGGTGTGGGTGTGCCGTGCGTCGTCCAGGAGTTTTTGGGCGCTGGGCAGTGCCCCGGTGGCCTCGGCGCCGATGTAGGCGGCGGTGGCGAGGCGGCGGCTGCGTCCGGGGCCGGGCGGCGTGAGGTCCGCGGCTCGGATCAGGGTGCGCATGCCGCCGATGGCATCACCGCGGTGCAAGGTGATGCGGGCCGCGGTCTCCAGGAGGGCGGCCACGCTCTCGTCGGGTTCCAAGGTGGCCTCGCCCAGGTGCCAGGCCCGGCGTTCGGGCTGGTCCACCAGGACCTGGGCCAGCGCCGTGTGGACGGCCCGCCGCTGGCTGCTGGTGGCGTTGTTCACGACGGCGGAGCGGATGAGGGGATGGCGGAACCT includes:
- a CDS encoding AAA family ATPase; the encoded protein is MIGSDSSQRDTARALIGRDRDLHTIRELAGLGAEGGALLVSGDAGVGKTAVLDAVAAGAHAEGTRVLRAAGVEFEASCSYSGLNQVLFPFQRELEDLEVPFRKALRVALGFESGSPPQTLMVSNAVLLLLQTVAAGDPLLLVIDDLPWLDQASAAVLGFVARRAAGIRVSFLAASRSVSHSPNGCGVLPEYRLQPLDEKSAADLVARTSPNLVPSAHHRLLTVACGNPLALLELPSAMPATPGPTSGNIPAVLPLSHRLETVFGSRITSLPQSSQRLLLLAALEGVGDLGVLQAASRQTNDGYDLEDLGPAEREHLVHIDEGARRLRFRHPLIRSAVVNNATSSQRRAVHTALAQVLVDQPERRAWHLGEATLEPDESVAALLETAARITLHRGDAIGGMRTLIRAADLTPPGPGRSRRLATAAYIGAEATGALPSAQKLLDDARHTHTDPESSLHAAAAAAVLILNSNSNSNIDAAHTLLVDAIETGTHGYHADNKALIDALHTLALVCFFAARPEPWQPYHRALDKLTPAAPPVLSALGKTFSDPARTGAAAIKELDELVAEPPETTDPAQLQRIGSAALYVDRLADLREAQWRMVRMGRDGGPARRHMAGLIHLILDDYLTGMWDEAAHLADEGIQLCETHRYTGFAWYFHYAKALLAAATGDADAADATAERVIHWATRRKALGAAHYAHHAAGLAALGRGDFAGAYEHATAISPAGHLASHAPHALWATMDLVEAAIRTNRHQEAAAHAHAMREAGITGLSSRHALLTHACTALTATDDNQALDQFAHALAVPGAQRWTFDYARVQLAYGERLRRSRATTESRGPLAAALSAFQHLGAAPWTERAETELRAAGTAKRRPGTTTPHTLTPQELEIARLAASGLTNKQIAERLFLSHRTVGAHLYQIYPKLGITTRGMLRDALEA